A genome region from Arthrobacter sp. SLBN-100 includes the following:
- the purS gene encoding phosphoribosylformylglycinamidine synthase subunit PurS: MPRIVVDVMPKPEILDPQGKAIVGALPRLGFTSFSSVRQGKRFELTVDGEVTEDILAQARDAAETLLSNPVIEDVVNVEVVEA, from the coding sequence ATGCCCCGGATCGTTGTTGACGTCATGCCCAAGCCCGAGATTCTGGACCCGCAGGGGAAGGCTATCGTTGGCGCTCTCCCCCGGCTGGGCTTCACCAGCTTCAGCTCTGTCCGCCAGGGCAAGCGTTTCGAACTGACAGTCGACGGCGAGGTGACGGAGGACATCCTGGCCCAGGCACGCGATGCCGCAGAGACCCTCCTGTCCAACCCCGTGATCGAGGACGTCGTCAACGTCGAGGTCGTCGAGGCCTGA
- a CDS encoding DUF1990 family protein: MRRPWQGRLDHLDYPGIGGTEHGVAPDGYAGVLEEVPLGTGFPVYRRVAGGILSWELQRRAGLRVRTDSPRVVPGVRVVSGFGVGPFRLGAPCEVVWVREPLPADVPQSAGFGYGALRGHPARGEESFEVEINGDGDVHLRIRAFSKPGNWFYAAGGLVTRAAQRHVTSRYIEGARQLAAEGLRP, translated from the coding sequence GTGAGGCGGCCGTGGCAGGGCAGGCTTGATCACCTCGATTACCCCGGCATCGGGGGCACGGAACACGGGGTTGCTCCGGACGGATACGCCGGTGTCCTGGAAGAGGTCCCACTGGGCACCGGCTTTCCGGTGTACCGGCGGGTTGCCGGCGGCATTCTTTCCTGGGAGCTGCAGCGGCGCGCCGGCCTGCGCGTCCGCACGGATTCACCACGGGTGGTCCCGGGAGTGCGGGTGGTGAGCGGCTTCGGCGTCGGGCCTTTTCGGCTGGGTGCACCCTGCGAGGTGGTTTGGGTCCGTGAACCACTGCCGGCGGATGTGCCGCAATCGGCTGGATTTGGCTACGGTGCCCTGCGTGGGCACCCGGCGCGCGGCGAGGAATCCTTTGAAGTGGAGATCAACGGGGACGGCGACGTGCATTTGAGGATCCGCGCGTTCAGCAAACCCGGCAACTGGTTCTACGCGGCCGGCGGACTGGTGACCCGGGCGGCACAGCGCCACGTAACTTCCCGATACATTGAAGGGGCACGCCAACTCGCCGCGGAAGGACTACGCCCGTGA
- a CDS encoding DUF503 domain-containing protein produces the protein MWVGWIEFDILLGDVQSLKEKRSVVRPLIAEVKRRFDVSVAEVGDHDQYRRTRLGVGLVAADRPHLVEVLAAVERLVAGRPEIELLSARQRELHSED, from the coding sequence ATGTGGGTCGGCTGGATCGAATTCGACATCCTCCTGGGCGACGTTCAGAGCCTGAAGGAGAAACGGTCCGTCGTCAGGCCGCTGATAGCGGAAGTCAAGCGCCGTTTCGACGTCTCCGTCGCCGAGGTGGGGGATCACGACCAGTACCGGCGCACCCGGCTGGGTGTTGGCCTGGTGGCAGCAGACCGCCCGCACCTCGTGGAGGTGCTGGCCGCCGTCGAACGCCTTGTGGCCGGCCGGCCCGAAATCGAACTGCTCAGCGCACGGCAGCGGGAGCTGCACAGCGAGGACTGA
- the purL gene encoding phosphoribosylformylglycinamidine synthase subunit PurL — protein sequence MSIETTKKFNIDTVENAAKTPDTELPWAELGLKQNEFDEIVKVLGRRPTGAELAMYSVMWSEHCSYKSSKNHLRQFGEKVTPEMKKDMLVGIGENAGVTNLGDGWAVTFKIESHNSPSFVEPYQGAATGIGGIVRDIISMGARPVAVMDPLRFGAIDHPDTARVMHGAVAGIGGYGNSLGLPNIGGEMVFDSVYQGNPLVNALAVGVMRHEDIRLANASGKGNKVVLFGARTGGDGIGGASVLASESFDDTKPSKRPAVQVGDPFAEKVLIECCLELFKGSLVEGIQDLGAAGISCATSELASNGDGGMQVELTSVLLRDPTLTPGEILMSESQERMMAVVTPENVEAFEAVMDKWAVEYAWLGAVTDTGRLIITWEGEVIVDVDPRTVAHDGPVYDRPFARPEWQDAVQADTFTGSVQDAGRPSAPAELAKAVTELVASPNMCSKSWITNQYDRYVGGNTSMAFPDDAGVVRVDEETGLGVALATDANGRYTYLDPYHGAQLALAEAYRNVATSGAVPMAVSDCLNFGSPEDPDVMWQLAEAIRGLSDACMVLGIPVTGGNVSLYNQTGTTPIHPSPVVAVLGKLDDVARRTPSGWREDGQAIYLLGTTGAELDGSEWANMRGHLGGQPPKVDLDAERALGEILINASRDGMIDSAHDLSEGGLAAALVESSLRYGVGARIALQDVLDRDGVDLFTALFSESQGRAVVGVPRSEEVRFTDMCTARGFAHTRIGVVDAASGTLDINGVASLSLDALREAHEGTLPKYFD from the coding sequence GTGAGCATCGAAACCACCAAGAAGTTCAATATCGACACTGTCGAGAACGCCGCGAAGACCCCGGACACCGAGCTGCCCTGGGCTGAACTTGGCCTCAAGCAGAACGAGTTCGACGAGATCGTCAAGGTCTTGGGCCGCCGCCCCACCGGCGCGGAGCTGGCCATGTACTCCGTCATGTGGAGCGAGCACTGCTCCTACAAGTCCTCCAAGAACCACCTGCGCCAGTTCGGCGAAAAGGTGACCCCGGAGATGAAGAAGGACATGCTGGTGGGCATCGGCGAAAATGCCGGTGTGACCAACCTGGGGGACGGCTGGGCCGTGACCTTCAAGATCGAATCGCACAACTCGCCGTCGTTCGTTGAGCCCTACCAGGGCGCCGCGACCGGCATCGGCGGCATTGTCCGCGACATCATCTCCATGGGCGCCCGCCCGGTGGCCGTCATGGACCCGCTGCGCTTCGGCGCCATCGACCACCCGGACACCGCGCGCGTCATGCACGGTGCCGTGGCCGGCATCGGCGGCTACGGCAACTCCCTGGGCCTGCCCAACATCGGCGGCGAGATGGTCTTCGACTCGGTGTACCAGGGCAACCCGCTTGTCAACGCTCTCGCCGTGGGCGTTATGCGCCACGAGGACATCCGCCTCGCCAACGCCTCCGGCAAGGGCAACAAGGTGGTCCTGTTCGGTGCCCGCACCGGCGGTGACGGCATCGGCGGCGCGTCCGTGCTGGCCTCCGAGTCCTTCGACGACACCAAGCCATCCAAGCGCCCCGCGGTGCAGGTGGGCGACCCGTTCGCCGAGAAGGTCCTCATCGAGTGCTGCCTGGAGCTGTTCAAGGGCTCCCTGGTTGAAGGCATCCAGGACCTCGGTGCCGCCGGCATCTCCTGCGCCACCTCGGAACTGGCTTCCAACGGCGACGGCGGCATGCAGGTTGAGCTGACCTCCGTGCTGCTGCGCGACCCCACGCTGACCCCGGGCGAAATCCTGATGTCCGAGTCGCAGGAACGCATGATGGCCGTGGTCACCCCGGAGAACGTCGAAGCGTTCGAAGCCGTGATGGACAAGTGGGCTGTTGAGTACGCCTGGCTGGGCGCGGTGACCGACACCGGCCGCCTCATCATCACTTGGGAAGGCGAGGTGATCGTCGACGTCGATCCCCGCACCGTGGCACACGACGGGCCGGTCTACGACCGCCCCTTCGCCCGTCCCGAGTGGCAGGACGCCGTGCAGGCAGATACCTTCACCGGCTCCGTGCAGGATGCCGGCCGGCCCTCCGCTCCGGCTGAGCTCGCCAAGGCCGTCACCGAGCTGGTGGCATCGCCGAACATGTGCTCCAAATCCTGGATCACCAACCAGTACGACCGCTACGTCGGCGGCAACACCTCTATGGCGTTCCCGGATGACGCCGGCGTGGTCCGCGTGGACGAGGAAACGGGCTTGGGCGTTGCCCTGGCCACCGATGCCAACGGCCGCTACACCTACCTCGACCCGTACCACGGTGCGCAGCTGGCCCTGGCCGAGGCCTACCGCAACGTCGCCACCTCCGGCGCCGTCCCCATGGCCGTCAGCGACTGCCTGAACTTCGGCTCCCCCGAGGACCCGGATGTGATGTGGCAGCTCGCGGAGGCCATCCGCGGCCTGTCCGACGCCTGCATGGTGCTGGGCATCCCGGTCACCGGCGGCAACGTCTCGCTGTACAACCAGACCGGCACCACGCCCATCCACCCCTCCCCCGTGGTGGCAGTGCTGGGCAAGCTCGACGACGTTGCCCGCCGGACGCCGTCGGGCTGGCGTGAGGACGGCCAGGCCATCTACCTGCTCGGCACCACAGGTGCGGAGCTGGACGGTTCCGAGTGGGCCAACATGCGTGGCCACCTGGGCGGCCAGCCTCCCAAGGTTGACCTCGACGCCGAACGCGCACTGGGTGAGATCCTGATCAACGCATCACGCGACGGCATGATCGACTCTGCCCACGACCTCTCCGAAGGTGGCCTCGCCGCTGCCCTGGTGGAGTCCTCGCTGCGCTACGGCGTGGGCGCCAGGATTGCCCTGCAGGATGTCCTGGATCGGGACGGCGTGGATCTGTTCACCGCGCTCTTCTCCGAGTCCCAAGGCCGTGCCGTTGTAGGTGTTCCGCGTTCCGAGGAAGTCCGCTTCACGGACATGTGCACCGCCCGCGGCTTCGCCCACACCCGCATCGGTGTGGTAGACGCAGCGAGCGGAACCCTGGACATCAACGGGGTGGCGAGCCTGTCCCTCGATGCCCTCCGCGAAGCCCACGAGGGGACCCTGCCGAAGTACTTCGACTGA
- a CDS encoding putative quinol monooxygenase — protein sequence MIFIVVKFKVKPEWSERWPGLVADFTQATRQEPGNLWFDWSRSLEDPNEYVLVEAFEDDAAGEHVNSAHFKQAMADMPQALAETPRIVSRQLEGDAWDRMGELTI from the coding sequence GTGATTTTTATCGTCGTCAAGTTCAAGGTCAAGCCGGAATGGTCGGAGCGCTGGCCCGGCCTGGTGGCCGATTTCACCCAGGCCACACGGCAGGAACCGGGAAACCTCTGGTTCGACTGGTCCCGCAGCCTGGAGGACCCGAACGAGTACGTCCTGGTGGAAGCCTTCGAGGACGATGCCGCGGGCGAGCACGTCAACAGCGCGCACTTCAAGCAGGCCATGGCGGACATGCCCCAGGCCCTGGCAGAAACGCCCCGGATCGTCAGCCGCCAACTCGAGGGCGACGCCTGGGACCGTATGGGGGAGCTGACCATCTGA
- a CDS encoding serine protease inhibitor, with product MIDLTIRLRENPDAVDYLFRLVADDDGPSAESNLPDPEAALTAVRQHGEDIFFPKPGPPRLCTQQYGGPQVAQVTGTFHGRAVDSVFTRTDGCEISRWKAMAPLLGSTGGAWGNT from the coding sequence ATGATCGACCTGACCATCAGGCTGCGGGAAAACCCTGACGCAGTCGATTACCTCTTTCGGCTGGTGGCCGACGACGATGGCCCTTCCGCTGAGAGCAACCTGCCGGACCCGGAAGCTGCACTGACAGCAGTCCGGCAGCACGGTGAGGACATCTTCTTCCCGAAACCCGGGCCGCCCAGGCTGTGCACCCAGCAGTACGGAGGGCCGCAGGTTGCCCAGGTCACCGGGACGTTCCACGGGCGCGCTGTTGATTCGGTTTTCACCCGGACCGACGGCTGCGAAATCTCACGGTGGAAAGCGATGGCACCCCTGCTGGGCAGCACAGGCGGCGCCTGGGGCAACACCTAG
- a CDS encoding S8 family serine peptidase — MRGGGFRKAAALAVGLPLLLSPMAVSPATAAPAGQDMAIGAKSTASAEFVDGRYIVVLAGAAAAAYEGETPGLAPTKPENGRKLDPGSTNYKAYDAHLRQQQRDVAASQGVTPQKQFTAALNGFSAQLTAAQAMELSRDKKVLAVTPDVENAPDYTTTDFLKLTGPDGMWAKQFGGEANAGKGVVVGVIDSGYAPDNPFLQGEPVQPLVGQAQVGVPYRTAEGSIAMLKADGTTFEGECQKGQGTGASFDGSLCNSKVIGARYFADSFLQYVPPENRAPEELISPVDVGSHGTHTATTAAGNADVEQVIDGASFGKSSGVAPAAKVSVYKICWEDTNPDTGGCYSSASVEAVDAAIKDGVDVLNYSISGNNDSTIDPVALAFLNAAAAGVFVSASAGNSGPTVSTVNHAAPWLTTVAASTFPSELLGTVKVSDGSLYRGASIMKSEVAGKPVVVAAAAAAADAANPNLCGPGSLDAAKVAGKVVVCDRGVVDRTAKSQEVQNKGGVGMILVNLTSSSEDADNHVLPTVHVNAPKSLELKSKLEANPALTVSLVKGDLTGEPPAPAPQLAGFSSRGPSLASGGDLLKPDIAAPGVNVLAGVSTIGNHGAQFGFMSGTSMAAPHIAGFGALVLSKQPRWTPAMVKSAMMTTAYPLVNADGSPNTDPFHGGAGHIDSTRVLDPGLVYNSGIKDWLGFLNGQGVDTGSPQAGTIAARDLNLPSIALGSLVGEVQVKRQLTALVPGTYRPEVNLPGFNVQVEPKTLSFRNAGQTREVTLSIRNVSAPTGKFSTGSLTWKGPRTVSSPIAIRPVDAQIAPSFSFSSATGTGSGTMELVSGSDSPIRVGVEGLAPLSQTAITKTPGEYAPANDAHNALLEVVVPEGASSARLGVQAQSNDVDWDMVVYAPNAAGGFTATQVATASASEFLDLEAPPAGTYYIVANLYSTPDNGAATATVQAVILAGDAGNLTVDPNPIVAPNGAATSATLSWTGLSEGAYQSRLSLGENAIRTWINVQVGSASAAPSGAPQVAFADRVPAA; from the coding sequence TTGCGGGGCGGGGGATTCCGGAAGGCTGCGGCGCTGGCCGTGGGTCTGCCTCTGCTCCTCTCCCCGATGGCCGTAAGTCCCGCTACCGCGGCGCCGGCCGGCCAGGACATGGCGATCGGGGCGAAGAGTACCGCGTCTGCTGAGTTCGTGGATGGGCGCTACATTGTTGTTCTCGCAGGTGCAGCAGCCGCCGCTTATGAGGGTGAGACCCCCGGTCTTGCGCCCACCAAGCCGGAGAATGGCCGCAAACTGGATCCTGGAAGTACCAATTACAAGGCCTACGATGCGCATCTCCGCCAGCAACAGCGGGACGTCGCTGCCAGCCAGGGGGTTACGCCGCAAAAGCAGTTCACCGCTGCCCTCAACGGTTTCAGTGCCCAGCTGACTGCCGCGCAGGCCATGGAGCTGTCCAGGGACAAGAAGGTCCTGGCGGTGACGCCGGACGTGGAGAATGCCCCGGACTACACCACTACAGACTTCCTCAAGCTGACCGGGCCCGACGGCATGTGGGCCAAACAGTTTGGCGGGGAAGCCAATGCCGGCAAGGGCGTTGTGGTTGGCGTCATCGATTCGGGCTACGCCCCGGACAACCCCTTCCTCCAAGGCGAACCCGTCCAGCCGCTGGTCGGGCAGGCGCAGGTGGGCGTCCCGTACCGCACCGCGGAGGGAAGCATCGCCATGCTCAAAGCCGATGGAACCACCTTCGAGGGTGAATGCCAGAAGGGCCAGGGAACGGGGGCTTCCTTCGACGGCTCGCTGTGCAACTCGAAGGTGATCGGTGCCAGGTACTTCGCCGATTCCTTCCTGCAGTACGTACCACCGGAGAACCGGGCCCCTGAAGAACTCATTTCCCCCGTGGACGTCGGCAGCCACGGCACCCACACTGCCACAACGGCGGCCGGCAACGCGGACGTGGAGCAGGTCATCGACGGCGCCAGCTTCGGCAAGAGCTCCGGCGTCGCCCCTGCCGCAAAGGTCTCCGTCTACAAGATCTGCTGGGAGGATACCAACCCTGACACCGGAGGCTGCTACTCCTCCGCTTCAGTGGAGGCAGTGGACGCGGCCATCAAGGACGGTGTGGATGTCCTGAACTACTCCATCTCCGGCAACAACGACAGCACCATTGATCCTGTGGCGCTGGCCTTCCTGAATGCTGCCGCTGCAGGAGTTTTCGTCTCCGCTTCGGCCGGCAACTCGGGCCCAACCGTTTCCACCGTCAACCACGCCGCCCCGTGGCTGACCACGGTGGCTGCATCCACCTTCCCCAGCGAACTGCTCGGAACTGTCAAGGTCTCCGATGGGTCGCTGTACCGTGGAGCTTCGATCATGAAGTCCGAAGTGGCAGGCAAGCCGGTTGTTGTCGCGGCCGCCGCGGCAGCTGCAGATGCCGCCAATCCAAACCTTTGCGGCCCCGGCTCACTTGATGCTGCCAAGGTGGCGGGCAAGGTGGTGGTCTGCGACCGCGGTGTTGTGGACAGGACGGCCAAGAGCCAGGAGGTCCAGAACAAGGGCGGCGTCGGAATGATCCTGGTGAACCTCACCAGCAGCTCCGAAGACGCGGACAACCACGTGCTGCCCACCGTGCACGTGAATGCCCCGAAGAGCCTGGAACTCAAGTCCAAGCTGGAAGCCAACCCGGCACTGACCGTCAGCCTGGTCAAGGGAGACCTGACCGGCGAACCCCCGGCCCCTGCGCCGCAGCTTGCCGGGTTCTCCTCCCGCGGGCCAAGCCTTGCCTCCGGCGGCGACCTGCTGAAACCCGACATCGCGGCGCCCGGCGTCAACGTCCTGGCCGGCGTCTCCACGATCGGCAACCATGGAGCCCAGTTCGGCTTTATGTCCGGCACCTCGATGGCTGCACCGCACATCGCCGGGTTCGGCGCGCTGGTACTCAGCAAGCAGCCCCGGTGGACCCCTGCCATGGTCAAGTCCGCCATGATGACCACCGCCTACCCGCTGGTGAACGCCGACGGCTCGCCCAACACGGATCCGTTCCACGGCGGAGCCGGGCACATTGACTCAACCCGTGTGCTGGATCCGGGCCTGGTCTACAACTCCGGCATCAAGGACTGGCTGGGGTTCCTCAACGGCCAGGGTGTTGACACCGGCTCTCCGCAGGCCGGCACCATCGCCGCCCGGGACTTGAACCTGCCCTCCATCGCGCTCGGCAGCCTGGTGGGCGAAGTCCAGGTGAAGCGCCAGCTGACCGCCCTGGTTCCCGGCACCTACCGGCCCGAAGTCAACCTCCCTGGCTTCAACGTCCAGGTGGAACCAAAGACGCTGAGTTTCCGCAACGCAGGCCAGACGCGTGAAGTTACCCTTAGCATCAGGAACGTCAGCGCCCCGACGGGCAAGTTCAGCACCGGCAGCCTGACCTGGAAGGGCCCGCGCACTGTAAGCTCTCCCATCGCCATCCGGCCGGTAGACGCGCAGATCGCACCGTCGTTCTCCTTCAGCTCGGCTACCGGAACCGGCAGCGGGACCATGGAGCTGGTCTCCGGATCGGACAGCCCCATTAGGGTAGGGGTGGAAGGCCTTGCTCCGCTGAGCCAGACCGCCATCACGAAGACCCCCGGGGAATACGCACCGGCCAATGATGCGCACAACGCACTGCTCGAAGTGGTAGTGCCGGAAGGGGCATCCTCCGCCCGCCTGGGTGTCCAGGCCCAATCCAACGACGTCGACTGGGACATGGTGGTCTATGCACCGAATGCCGCGGGAGGATTCACGGCCACCCAGGTGGCGACGGCTTCGGCCAGCGAGTTCCTCGACCTGGAGGCGCCACCTGCCGGCACGTACTACATCGTGGCCAACCTCTACTCCACGCCGGACAACGGGGCGGCCACGGCGACCGTTCAGGCGGTTATATTGGCCGGGGATGCGGGCAACCTCACGGTGGACCCGAATCCGATCGTGGCTCCCAACGGCGCCGCCACCTCGGCCACACTGTCCTGGACAGGCCTGTCCGAAGGGGCTTACCAGTCCCGCCTGAGCCTGGGCGAGAACGCTATCAGGACCTGGATCAACGTCCAGGTGGGCTCAGCCTCCGCTGCCCCATCCGGGGCTCCGCAGGTAGCCTTCGCGGACCGCGTGCCCGCGGCCTAG
- the purQ gene encoding phosphoribosylformylglycinamidine synthase subunit PurQ, whose protein sequence is MTELPLIGEATAVAADASGVRGLTGAKIGVVTFPGTLDDRDAARAVRLAGGTAVELWHADTELGDVDAVVIPGGFSYGDYLRAGAIARFAPLMARIIDAANSDARLPVLGICNGFQILTESHLLPGSMIKNDHLKFLCRDQVLRVENSNTAWTLDYQAGQEITIPLKNQDGQYIADEKTLDALEAEGRVVFRYVGFNPNGSRRDIAGISNAAGNVVGLMPHPEHATEPGFGPASLDGVGGSDTDGLGFFTSVLTKIVGGDK, encoded by the coding sequence ATGACTGAACTTCCCCTGATCGGCGAGGCAACCGCCGTCGCCGCTGACGCTTCTGGTGTTCGCGGGCTCACTGGTGCGAAGATCGGCGTCGTCACCTTCCCGGGCACCCTCGACGACCGTGACGCAGCCCGCGCCGTCCGCCTCGCCGGCGGCACCGCCGTCGAGCTTTGGCATGCCGACACCGAGCTGGGTGACGTCGACGCCGTCGTGATTCCCGGCGGCTTCTCCTACGGTGACTACCTCCGCGCCGGCGCCATTGCGCGCTTCGCACCGCTGATGGCCAGGATCATCGACGCCGCCAACAGCGACGCCAGGCTTCCCGTGCTGGGCATCTGCAACGGCTTCCAGATCCTCACCGAATCACACCTGCTGCCGGGTTCGATGATCAAGAATGACCACCTGAAATTCCTGTGCCGCGACCAGGTGCTGCGCGTCGAAAACAGCAACACCGCATGGACCCTGGACTACCAGGCGGGCCAGGAAATCACTATCCCGCTTAAGAACCAGGACGGCCAGTACATCGCGGACGAGAAGACCCTGGACGCCCTGGAGGCTGAGGGCCGCGTGGTATTCCGCTACGTGGGCTTCAACCCGAACGGTTCCCGCCGCGACATTGCCGGCATCTCCAACGCGGCCGGCAACGTGGTGGGCCTCATGCCGCACCCCGAGCACGCCACTGAACCCGGCTTCGGCCCCGCGTCGCTGGACGGAGTCGGCGGGTCCGACACCGACGGACTGGGCTTCTTCACCTCCGTTTTGACCAAGATTGTGGGAGGCGACAAGTGA